The Takifugu flavidus isolate HTHZ2018 chromosome 17, ASM371156v2, whole genome shotgun sequence genome contains a region encoding:
- the LOC130513728 gene encoding suppressor of tumorigenicity 14 protein gives MRTQPERKACEVYCISGNGPSGSSAAQREVESGTSRCGNPSKEPKDDVKQKVAACGSWRRRTLAALAFVPFAATVVLSIHLISPPPSTVFFLGGSVEFPNLSFSSELADSTSPQFRLQAQALNDYFAELYESSPWSCYHLHSGITAFSEGAEGLKAFYWSKFSAPEHVAVAMQRSRPARLQRRLPCSNKVLRCGRNEQSYYMERDQAALHLLGLDPDDFESEEKSDKSKNSNSIQGGKWQLGFQAMSFDLYAKYGNNRTLSLVSPKKPYYQWRLRVPSGHVVQLVVLTLHGATPGSCTAHKLSAYDFLLPLQNKIIARWCGLPVSSSSPVMKLTSSGNVMLVTFSFSRQRDGAIFKAYFQAIPRPGCGGSISSWNGSIYSPHYPSFYPPNIDCIWTVKAPLPGYLISMTIVMMDIQDSPSSDGCEKDWLDIGGVKLCNPVSHSSKKRVYSSPLSLHFHSDESLTHKGFYLTFRVFSPEGACPRQFRCGDGRCIPLRRVCDGVKDCSDGRDEAKCSSCRPGQVLCGSECRPEGRPCASVGSCADSSEEGACGRCFHTCPNKMCLKKSSVCDGVVDCKDRSDELNCTRAYIKGCSPSSYKCANGKCLNKVNPECDGVKDCFDGSDEMRCRCGIRPRKRTKIVGGADAGAGSWPWQVSLQMERYGHVCGATLIASRWLISAAHCFQDSDLIKYSDARAWRAYMGMRLMTTGSSGATIRLIRRILLHPKYDQFTSDYDIALLELSSSVAFNDLVQPVCVPSPSHTFTTGTSCYVTGWGVLMEDGELATRLQEASVKIISRNTCNKMYDDAVTPRMLCAGNLQGGVDACQGDSGGPLVCLERGRRWFLAGIVSWGEGCARLNRPGVYTQVVKFADWIHQQTKGQVWLR, from the exons ATGAGGACTCAACCCGAAAGGAAAGCCTGTGAAGTGTACTGCATCTCCGGGAATGGACCGTCTGGTAGCTCTGCTGCGCAG AGAGAGGTGGAGTCGGGGACCTCTCGGTGTGGAAACCCCTCCAAGGAGCCTAAAGATGATGTGAAGCAGAAGGTGGCGGCTTgcggctcctggaggaggcggacGTTGGCTGCTCTGGCGTTCGTTCCATTTGCTGCGACAGTTGTACTGAGCATCCACTTGATAT ccccccctccctccacagtGTTCTTCCTTGGTGGCAGCGTGGAGTTCCCAAACCTGAGCTTCTCCTCGGAGCTTGCTGACTCCACCTCCCCTCAGTTCCGCCTGCAGGCTCAGGCTTTGAACGATTAT TTTGCAGAACTCTATGAGTCGTCACCGTGGAGCTGTTACCATCTGCACTCAGGAATTACGGCCTTCAG TGAAGGAGCGGAAGGGCTCAAAGCCTTCTACTGGAGTAAGTTCTCAGCCCCGGAACATGTCGCAGTTGCCATGCAGAGGTCCAGGCCAGCGCGGCTGCAGCGCAGGCTCCCCTGCAGCAACAAGGTGCTGCGCTGCGGCCGCAATGAGCAGAGCTACTACATGGAGCGAGATCAAGCTGCACTGCACCTGCTGG gtttggACCCTGATGATTTTGAATCAGAGGAAAAATCAGACAAGAGTAAAAATTCCAACAGTATCCAAGGCGGAAAGTGGCAGCTTGGCTTTCAAG CAATGTCCTTTGACCTCTACGCTAAATATGGCAACAACCGCACCCTGAGCCTGGTGAGCCCCAAGAAGCCATACTATCAGTGGCGTCTCCGTGTGCCGTCAGGTCACGTGGTTCAGCTGGTCGTCCTCACCCTCCACGGTGCCACACCGGGAAGCTGTActgcccacaagctgtcagccTATGACTTCCTGCTGCCATTGCAGAACAAGATCATCGCCCG GTGGTGTGGCCTGCCTGTTTCGAGTTCATCCCCTGTCATGAAGCTCACCTCCTCTGGGAACGTGATGCTGGTTACCTTCTCCTTCAGCAGGCAGAGGGATGGAGCGATCTTTAAAGCCTACTTCCAGGCTATCCCCAGACCAG GATGTGGGGGGTCCATTTCCTCGTGGAATGGCTCCATTTATTCGCCGCACTACCCTTCCTTCTACCCTCCAAATATTGACTGCATTTGGACAGTGAAG GCACCATTGCCTGGTTATTTGATCTCCATGACGATTGTGATGATGGACATTCAGGACTCCCCATCGTCGGATGGCTGTGAGAAAGATTGGCTGGACATTGGAGGGGTCAA ATTATGTAATCCAGTGTCACACAGTAGTAAGAAGCGCGTCTACTCGTCCCCGCTGTCCCTCCACTTCCATTCGGATGAATCTCTCACTCACAAGGGTTTCTATTTGACCTTCCGAGTCTTCTCTCCAGAGGGCG cCTGTCCTCGCCAGTTTCGCTGTGGAGATGGACGTTGTATCCCTCTGAGGAGAGTGTGTGATGGGGTGAAAGACTGTTCTGACGGCCGTGACGAGGCTAAATGCT CCTCCTGCAGGCCAGGTCAGGTGCTGTGCGGCAGCGAGTGTCGGCCTGAAGGTCGCCCGTGTGCGAGTGTGGGCAGCTGTGCAGACAGCAGTGAGGAAGGCGCCTGTG GCCGATGTTTCCACACGTGTCCCAACAAGATGTGTCTGAAGAAGTCGTCGGTGTGCGACGGCGTCGTCGACTGCAAAGACCGCAGCGACGAGCTGAACTGCACGAGAGCCT ACATTAAAGGCTGCTCCCCATCCTCCTACAAATGTGCCAACGGAAAGTGTCTGAACAAGGTCAACCCTGAGTGCGATGGAGTGAAAGACTGTTTCGATGGCTCCGACGAGATGCGCTGCC GCTGCGGCATCAGGCCCAGGAAGCGCACTAAGATCGTAGGCGGTGCTGACGCTggggcaggatcgtggccctggCAGGTCAGCCTCCAGATGGAGCGCTATGGTCACGTATGCGGTGCCACCTTGATCGCCAGCCGCTGGCTCATCTCTGCAGCTCACTGTTTCCAGGATTCTGATCTCATTAA GTACTCGGATGCACGTGCGTGGCGGGCGTACATGGGGATGCGATTGATGACTACAGGCAGCAGCGGAGCAACTATCAGGCTGATCCGCCGGATCCTCCTTCACCCAAAGTATGACCAGTTCACCTCCGACTATGACATCGCTCTACTCGAGCTCAGCTCCTCCGTCGCTTTCAACGACCTGGTGCAGCCTGTGTGCGTTCCCTCGCCTTCACACACCTTCACGACCGGGACCAGCTGCTACGTCACAGGCTGGGGCGTCCTGATGGAGGACG GGGAACTCGCCACTCGCTTACAGGAGGCCTCAGTAAAGATCATCAGCAGAAACACGTGCAACAAGATGTACGACGACGCCGTcactcccagaatgctttgtgCTGGAAACCTGCAGGGTGGAGTGGATGCCTGTCAG GGTGACTCCGGAGGCCCGCTGGTGTGTCTGGAGCGTGGCAGGCGGTGGTTCCTGGCAGGGATCGTGAGCTGGGGTGAGGGCTGCGCGAGGCTGAACCGCCCCGGCGTCTACACGCAGGTGGTGAAGTTCGCTGACTGGATCCATCAGCAGACTAAGGGGCAGGTGTGGCTGCGTTGA